CACAAGTTCGCAGGTCGTGGAAGTCCATGTACGTCGATGCATCCGAACGATAGGATCGCCGTCAAGGAATAACGAAATAACTAGAGACGATGCCCGACTATGCTTACTGGTCCGAGACGATCAACGCAACAAATCATTCGTTCGGCTATGGAGAATAGCGAAAGGGAACAATTTCGGGAGCTTTTTGCTATCGTCGGATGCACGACCTTCCTTTGACGCAATTCATTCTGCAGGATTATATTAGTTTGATTATCACCGAGCATATCCCGCGATTACGTGACCCTGTGTTCTAATGGGGTGAAGATTTCATGATCGGTACGAAAATGTTTTGATGAGTTCGCCGAGATTCGTTTGTTTGTTTCGCTATTAAGAGGGAAGTCTTGTCATTTTTTCGTTCCCAGTATTGATAGCTTTATCAGTCCTCTCGTGTTTAATCTGCACGATCAGCTGTTCGTGCGCCGCCATCTTTGCTCCGCGAGTCACGTGACCGCGGGGCCGCGATAGAGCGTAACGATCGAGGGAGCGAATGAACTCGACTGCCACTGCGTCTCTGATTACGCAGAAGCGTCCCTTCGCTGTGGCATGAGAGGTTGCAACTTTTATTCACCGCTTAGCGCGATGAATGGGGACGTCACGATGATTGGTTCGGTTcctaaataaaaatatagagcTCGTAGAAATTTTCTTTGTCAGTGTTTCCTAAGCACCTTTGATTGATAGTATCTCACGATGTCATAATGAAGTACACGGGAATAAAAATCGCAACCTCGATCTAACGACCGGCAGATGTAAATGGTGAAAGAAGGACGAAATTCAATAATATAAAACAATAACGAGAGTTTCATTGTCATGGATATCTCTAAGAGCACGAGATCTTACGGATTGTCAGTTACGTAAAAAAGCAACGTCTAAATAATTATATCGATTAAAGTTCGATAACGATTCGCCCGACTCGCGTCTCAGGCTGCCTTCGACTCAAAAGTGTTCTCGAAACGAGACACGCGAGAAACGACCTGTGAACTCAATCAGTGAATGGAATGTTACGAAACGACACGTGCAATCAATAGAACAACGAACGCTCGAGTCCAATAGAGAAACGCTAACTCAGTCTAGTCTATTTTCCCCGGATGTGCAGGGTCTCAGCGATCAACAGTCTCGCTGCCAACCGTGCATCGATCCGCAGTCTAACTTTTTCCGATACGCCGAAGGCAACCATAACCCGCGAAGACCGAACGAGTCCTTCTCCCAAGGGGTACAACTTCAGGCCGCCTCAATGATCGACTCAATCCCTGTCGTCACGCACCGACGCTCTATCAGCGATGCATGGACCTGCGAGCTTTGCCTTAACTTTATCAAACGGGGGGTTAAAACGTGAAAACGATGACGGTGAATGAGCGAGTATGTTTCTCTCGTTCCGACACATAATCTCGTAGAAGTTAAAAGCTGACTTCGTTGTATCCGATCGGCGGGAACGACGCGACAAAGGATCGTCGGGGCATTCCCGGCGCGTAGGTGAGGTTCATATTGGCAGCAGTGGAATTGAGACATTGTGCGCGTCCACGGTCCCCCGGCGGGGCCCGCGAGCTGTTCGGGGAAACTCGGGGTGGTTGGGCCGTTCTCCAGCGCCGTCGTTCCTGGATGAGCCGCCGAGAAGGTGGGGTGTTCGAAGAGCAAGAACGTATCAATGGTGAGGATCGGTATGCGTGGCTGGTGTACCCAGGTGCCGCGGCGCGAAAGGGCCTGAAGAGATCTGTCGACGGGAGTTGCTCCTCGCGGCTGCTTTAAGAGAAGATGCGGAGCGCCTGCAGCACGGGCCTGGAGCAGACTGGGCAGCTGGGGTCGGAGCTCTCGCAGACACGGTTGCCGCAGTCCAGACAGAAGTGATTGTGTCCGCATGGTACCAGCGCGGCGGTGACCTCCTTGTCGCCGCAGACCACGCACTCCCGTCGTCCGCCGCCGAGCAGCGAGTCCGTGGGTGACGCTGGACTCGCCGACGCTGGCGGCGATGGCCTCGAGGGTAGCGCGACCCCGGGGAACGACCAGATCGAGGAGGCGGATGCTGCTTGGGACTCGAACGACGGCGACTCGCCCAGGCCCTCGTCCCTTTCGATCCCTGCGCCCCAGATCGCCACTAGCTCGTTCAGTCCAGGCGCCCCGGAACTGCTCGACGAGCTGCTGCAACTTCCGCTGCTGGAGAACGCGCCGCTGGAGCCGTTCGAGCCGTTTGACCCTGGTGGGTCCAAGCATCCCAGGATCGAGCCCAGACCGCCGCGGCACAGCGCGCTCAGCAGCTCTGAATCGTCGAGGCTTGGACCTGTGCCAGTCCTCAGGGCGATGTGCGCCTCGATCTCGCGTCTTGCCGCCTCCACGCTCTCTGGCAGTCCTGTTACCTCGAATACTGGCTCCTTGTCGCGGCTCGGCGTCACTATGTAGGTGTGCGTCTGATGCTGGATTCTCTTGATCGTCGCGCCTTTCGGCCCTACCACCAGACCGACCACTCTGTACGGAACTCGTACCTGAATCGTCACGTGGCCCGGAACCGATGCTGGCGGTCCAGGAGGCGCGCCCAGCAGCGCGCCCAGAGAGCTCTTGCGCGACGCGCGGATCTGAGAGAAGTGCTCCGCGGCTGAGAGGATCTCGCGTTTTGCGCGGGCGACGTCCTCCTTGCGACCTGTCACCACGAACACGGGCTCCTCGCCACGGACGGGAGTCTTGATGTAGGTGTTTGTCTTTGCGCGAAGGGCCTTGATTTTGCAACCTGAAAGCAGAAAGAAAATGGGATTGTAGTTGGGGGTGGGAGACTGTAGTTATTGTTAGAACTTATGATCTACAATTTTGCAGTTCCCTCTTCACCGACACTTTTCAATGCTTGCTGTAGTGGAGTGTTATCTTAATAGAAGCTCGAGGCTATAATATTCAGGCTTTCTTTAGAGATTTCTTGCACTTCAGATGCTCCTTATTTTCGAGAATCAAAAACAAGTCAAGTTTGCTAATCCAGAAACTGATCTCAGAGATTCTTTAAACCTCTAATTGATTTCAAGTTAGTATGTCATAACAAGACCAATACTCTACTACCACCAATCCTTAGAAATCCCAATGAACCCCTTCAGTGTCAACTGACAATTGAATATCGAGTCCTAATACTGATAGATCCTTGTGCCTTGGTACCTTCACACTAAAGGGGTTGAAAAGACGCAGGTACATTTTCATCAGAATAATCAAGGTTCTCCAAAACCAACACCATAGACCTCTAGGACTACCCTATGGTCCTCGTTCATTATCCACCTTCGCATAGAAGCAGTCTTTCTCATGACGCAATTGTCTGTACGCGATGCAGCAAGAGAGAGCAGCAGAGATCCTTACGGTACGAAAAAGGAGAAACTGGCAGCGGTGGGATGCCGCGGAGAAGGAAGAAGTCAGCGAGGCGGAGAGAGAGCAGGGTGCAGGAAACTGGAAGGAAGGAGGTCCCGACCCGGTCTGGTCCTCGGTCTCGCAGACTCTCTGGCCTTGAGCCGGCGCAATGCTAGCAATGCAGGTGAACCACTCCTCTCCCTTTCCTTCTTTCGCTCGCCGACATCGTCCTCCGTCCGTCTCAGTCGCCGTCTACCTTTCTCCTTTCCGCGTATCCTTCGCGGCTTCATCCTTCTCTCACCTTCTCTCTTTCGCCAAGCTCCCTTTCATTCAGTTCACTCTCTCCTTCGGCGCACGAACGCGAGAGTCCCAACGAACCGCGCGCGCGACACACACGCTGCGCTTCTGTGTATCGCATACCATTGCCCTCTCCCTCGCCTACCCCCGACCTTCCCCTCGCGATTCTCCGTTCATTAGCGGCCCCTTTAATTGCGTCTAGCGACGCGATAGCTAATCACGCGAACGCTCAGAATTCGAAACCATTTCACGGCGACAATTGGCTGTTTGGCGAGAATTAGGGAATAGAGAGACCTCGATTAACTGGCGTCTAATTATTTCGCAGGCCTTCTCATTCGAAAGCACGGATAAACCTTTCCGAGCGAAGATGAGGAGAAATGGCGAATATAGGATTTTATAGTTCGAGTGAGAAGTAAAAAGAGAGAGGAACTGTTGGATGAAGATGGGAAGGCAGAGGAATAAGGAATCCCTGAGAAGGCACGGACGAGGCTTTTCAGGACTAGAGAGTTAGTAAAAGAAAGATGAAATCTGGGATTTATCAATCTAGATAGAGGAACAAGAGCGAAACTAAGACTCATTGAACGTTCTTCCTCGCTTGAGAGGAGATAAGAAGCTTGACTGAGACTTGAACCATGATTTCATAGTAAGTACATAGTCTACTGAAAGTAATAAATTTAGTATCCCGAGGATGTCTCAAACTTGATTCTCGTATTAAGTAAGTTAATTCAGATCGTATTGTATTTAAGGTCTGCTGGGACTCAAGCTCACTGACTATACCTATTTGATCCGAATTTGGAATTGAAAGGAGTTATGTATGTCTGGGGATACGTAGGATACACTAGACACAGAAATAACTTATGATGTGGTTAATGTTGGGGATGATCGATACGACTGTGACATAATAAGCAACGCATATAGACCCTATAGTTCTGAAACAATAGTCTTCGCCATTAAAGGAGTCTTCTCAAACTAAATACTCTCTGAATACTAGACAATCCTATCTCTAGTTATTGAAATTTTCATAGACAAATAGCCATGAAATAATCCTATACAGCGTAGTGTACCAATTCAAAGGAGTATCAGACAGCGATTTCTCTCTTTCAAGACCCTCTGCGCTCTCACCAGGTAAATAATGCTCGCGAGTACGACAGGAGGAACGTTTACGCAGCTTTGTTTAACTTCTTTCGCTGGATACGAAGTCCTTGCGCGCCACAATGTCACGGGCGTCCATGGCTCTTCAGGGCCGACGCTGCAGCGCAATCTTGACATCGATACGACCTTAACTGCGCGACATGGTCCGTGATTCGAGCGAGACGTCACACCAGAGGAAAGGGACACGCATCGAACCGCGGCGGCGAGGTCGTCACGGGGGCGTGATCGCAATTGCGACCAACGATGAGCATTTACTGCAACGAATTCAGGGAATTCTGCGCGGGAAAAGGGCAATTTTGACTTGTCGGCTTTAGGCTGAGTCCACGCTAGATTAATACAATGTGTGCGTAAAGATGACTCTGAATTATAGAATAAAGTTGAACCCCGATTAATCGAGTTAACAGAAGATTCGATATTTAAATGTTTTCTTAAtatgtaattttttaattttctgcagactattgatgaatgatgagttACAGGCAGTGACCTACTGGACCCTTATCGGTAACCCTACTTATACAAAGACAGGTTTCCAAGAATTGAAATTTGCAAAATTGGAACAAATATAAAAAGAGGCACCGAAATTTTGTAAATTAAGGATTTCAATATATGTAAATTTGATACCTCGTTATTCTAAAGATTAATACAGTGAATAATCAAGAACCTGGATACCAAAGATCAAGAATAATTACGACTCCTTTAATCAAGGTTCTACTGCATTTGAAATTAAACACTTGTCCTCTGAGCAATATTTCCCTCCTTCATATCAACGAGACTGGCACTTAAATACAGTTCATACCAACGATTCTCACATTGCTTGGAATGGACTTACATTCTATGTGGCATTCCACGAGCGTAAACCCAGCTTAAGGCGTGACACCATTGCGAGCAAAAGCGCGTGAAACGCGCGTCGACCGGGGAATTAATCGGCCTCACAAATTGAAAGGctcgtacaacattttttccagcgCGTGTCCCAGGGGAATGCAGCCGACTAAAAATACAACGAGGAATAATTACATTACCGTAAGGAAGCATCATTTCGTAACGCTGGAAGCGACAGAGTACACGCGTCCTCGGATCCAGCGGGGTAAATCCTGTTTTAGTTTCATCGATCACGCTTTATTTTCGGAACCCCCCATTGTACAGGGCAACCTTCTCTCCCGTCTCGTTTCTTCCTTCCAGCCGGTTTACCTTCGACGATTATATTCATTCAACGGGTTACGTACCCCGCGCGTACCTCTCCCTTTAACTTTCCTCGACCCTGAATTCAGACCTCGGACACCTCGGCCCGACGCGCACGCGAAGTTGCGCCGCTTTTATGCGACCACAATGGCACGTAAAAACGAGAATGATTGGTTTTAATAAAGTTGCCAGCTCCAGGCACAGTGCAGACGTTTTGCAATAATCTTTGAGAAGCCTTGGATAGAGATTACACAGAGAACCTTCGGTGGAAGAAAATTACAAGATTGTTGGTTGAAAACAGTCGAATGGGAACTGAACTCTTTGCTGCTTGATGGGGTTGTGTTGGCAGCTGCAATGAAAGGCCATATGTTAAAAACGGGAGTAAGGACTGTGTATGATTATAAATGCAATATTGCTTTTAGACTATATTAGACTATTTACAGAATAtgtaaatatgtatgtatataggtACATACTATGTATGAGTCAGTGATTCATATTTCAAGGTAGATACGTTGATATAGTCTTCAAGACAAAAGGGTTAAAGGTAACTGATGCTGATCCCGTGAAAGAGCCTCCAGTTCATGCTGTATGAACTGATTTCAAGGATTATTGATAAATGAGGGATGTATATATCCGGGACACGATAATTGTTTCTCTGAAAACTGACATCCAATTAAGCCTCAAAGTGGAATCGAATACATATGAAAGATCCTGAAGGATCCTTGATGGAAGATTACAAGTAAAATGGCCTCCACTCGTATCTGCATTTATTTAAAAGCAGATGTCATTGGTACCGACCGACTTCTTTATCCCTGCGTTTACTTATGCCTTGTTCAACGCGAAATTCGACTGGAAATTTCACGTATACCCGTTTCATTTCCCTGGTTAACATCGTAAATCTTGGTCCAAGGACTCAGTGGTTGCGCTATCAACGCGCGCTTGCCAATACCACGCAATTTTTCTCCACCGCGACGGAACTGGGCAAGGCTGCAGCCCACAATCACCCAGACTGAAGATCAAACAGAATTTTATTCTCGATGACGCCTGAGTGGACCACTCAGACCCAAATAAAGGGAACTCCTACCTCAAGAAAAGGAAGTTCATCTAATTTCAAATAGAATGACTTTTCATCGAATAGACGAGTCATTCTTCTCGCTCCTTGGTGATCCAATAGAAAATCCTTCCAATGACATAAAATAGAAATCAGAACCAACAGATTGCTCATCTACTCTCAACCTCCTATACTCTTCTTGTTTCGATGGAAGGATCCAACAATTCTCGCCAGCGATTCCCTGTCTCAGTGACTCGCTGCTTTGACGCCATTTGCCCCAAAAGCGCCAATCTAGCAAGACATCGCCGAGGAGCGACACATGTCGATGACTTCGAGGATGAGGCAGACGTATAAAACGCCGCAGGATGGAATCAGTCGTAATTCTAGCTGGCAAATTGTTAAGACGAAGCTCGCCAAGGGTAACTATTATTATCCGTAATCTGAAGAAGCATAAATTTGCCCAAGGATAGTGGCGAGGATGCCCTTCGGGCCAGTCGTAGAAGACCAGGGAGAAAGATGTAGAGAAATATCGAGGGGAATAAAAATGAAGGGGTAAAGCGGAGGTTCGTGCGAACACCGTCCTATTGGCGTTCCGAGGAAAGCATGGAAAACAGTGTTTACGAAGGAATCCCGATAAATTGAATTACCCGCCAGATCGAGAGGAGGGGACTATCAGTGAGCTTCGATAGCAGGGCGAGTGTCGCTAATTGGCCGTATCTTGGGGAGCGTAATTGGTTCGATTACTGGATAATGCGTGCAAATTTAGAGGCGTTCAAGGTAAAACGATAGCTGTCGCGATTTTGCGTGTCTCCTGTTCCCCTTCGTTGCCAGTCACTGCTGGTTTTATTCGCGGAAGATAAGATGGGTTCTATGACTCTACTGCGAGGTCTTTGCGTTTCGTGATTGGAAGGGGTCGGCAGTCTTGCGTGGGCGAGAAGTTCGGAGTGGGTAAAATATGAATTCTcccattaatattaatattagttaGAGTTATACTCGTGAGCGTTGGCGAGCAGGTCTTGTAGTCCACTTTGCTTCTGCTGGGGAGGACTGTGAACTTATTATAAGTTGAATATTGGTAGAAATAAAGGTATAATAGAGTAtaggtaaaatataaaatatctatAGAAATATGTAGAAGAGGACAGACACAAGAGGCTCCAATCGTGGGCAGGAGTGGTgtacatagatgattgaagttaCAGGCAAAGTTGAAGTTCTACTATCGAACTACCATAATATGCTATCGAATTTAACCTCAACGGAGACATAGCATTATTTCACAGGCTTCAAGTGAAACTTCTGGAACGACATAGTACTACGTCACCAAAACGTCAAAGTGTTAACTGTCACGCAGTAACTCGCATAACTGACTAACCATAAAGCAGTTAAGCGCTTACTCTGAGCGTACAAATATTCCAACAGAATTTGACACTGAAACTTCTCTATTAACATTAACAGGTTTCAAGCATATTTCGCAAACACGTTAGCCCATCTACCTAATCCCTTCGGCACCTAGTGAAGTACAGTTAGGGTAGATGAGTTTGGACCCGAAGGATACTAAAGCAAACTTCTCTACTCTCCACACATTTCTATACAAAACTCCCTCATTACTCATTCACATCAATGTCACTGTGTATCATATCAGCCTACTGTACAGAATACTCCCTTCAAGATTTTACATTACAATCTCCAGGACCAAGTCCATtctcaacagctttcaatcttcTACTACTGAATCTCTCAAATCCATCATGTCTCGCAATTTCCCAAGAGCGATCCTTAGAACCAATATAGTTTACCACTGTACAAGGTAACGTAGTCCACGTCGAAGCCAACCTTTCTTCCACCGAATCTTCAACCCGTCAGAGGTTCGCTATTCGCCAAGGAGTCGCCCTAGCGAGCGAACGTATCAAACTTTCCGTCTATCGTCGACTCTCTCTCGTTCCGGAAATTCGCCTAGGGCGAACCGGGGCGGTTCGGTTGGCTAAATAACTCTGGGAAGGCAGGTGGACGAGGATCGGTATACGCACACCGATAGGAGGCGGCTCTCACAGGTACGCGCGGAGGCGACGAGCTGCGTCGAAACGAGAAAAGGAGGAAGAAGGTAAAGGGGAAGGCAGCTTGCAGTggtaaagaagaagaagaagaagaagaagacgcaGAAGA
The sequence above is a segment of the Calliopsis andreniformis isolate RMS-2024a chromosome 3, iyCalAndr_principal, whole genome shotgun sequence genome. Coding sequences within it:
- the LOC143177125 gene encoding RNA-binding protein MEX3B-like, producing MPTSLFSEMDRGANGGGAASLEDQRALQLALELSMLGLEGTPGCPGSGTGTGTGTANDPDPLQTTPAGVFEEARSKKSQNMTECVPVPSSEHVAEIVGRQGCKIKALRAKTNTYIKTPVRGEEPVFVVTGRKEDVARAKREILSAAEHFSQIRASRKSSLGALLGAPPGPPASVPGHVTIQVRVPYRVVGLVVGPKGATIKRIQHQTHTYIVTPSRDKEPVFEVTGLPESVEAARREIEAHIALRTGTGPSLDDSELLSALCRGGLGSILGCLDPPGSNGSNGSSGAFSSSGSCSSSSSSSGAPGLNELVAIWGAGIERDEGLGESPSFESQAASASSIWSFPGVALPSRPSPPASASPASPTDSLLGGGRRECVVCGDKEVTAALVPCGHNHFCLDCGNRVCESSDPSCPVCSRPVLQALRIFS